A stretch of DNA from Mus musculus strain C57BL/6J chromosome 6, GRCm38.p6 C57BL/6J:
CATAACTCTATTCATTGCCTTACAAAGCTAGACTCGGATGGAATCGGTTCCTTGGCTAGCAACAGATGCCCTTTTCCCTCTCACCACCATCTCTGTCATGGTGACTCCTCTGGCCtcaatccttggggccagtgaacttgtttgagagcagcttcccaataaattTGCCCTTAAAATATTCTAACCtgacttgaattggctcattttacCGGTGGCGGAAAAATAACCTATTAGTGAGACTTACTTCCGGAAAATGACAATAAAGAGTAGCAGGGAACATGTATGGGGTCAGCGTGCTGCATGCAACCCTCCCATCAGAATGCCCTTTAAATTCAGCCAGGGGTAACTGCAAACACAGCAGCCACAGGACCACAAGGGGGCGCAGAAGCGGAGCACCCGCAACCGCAGGTCTAGGCTCCGCCTCCAGTGTCTAGCCACGCCCACTTTCCTGGGTCTCACCCCTCCCCTTCCGCCCTCTTCCACCTAGGTTTTGGCAATCTCCGGACAGGCAATGAAAAAGGTGGGCGCAGTTGTGCGCAGGCGCAGACAACAGAGTGCGCAGGCGCAGTCCATAGTGCAGTGCTCAGGGCGACGTGGCGGGCGGGAGTACGGAAGCCGCAGGGAGAAGCTGTTCTCACCGCTACTCTGAGCATCTTCCTGCTGCGTGGAGCTACCGCTGACACCATGTTGAAGAAATTCGACAAGAAGGACGAGGAGTCTGGTGAGGGCCCCTTGAAAGACCTGGGGAGGTCAGATCCTCGTAGGGGTTCATGGGACCTTCCTTGGCTTccttcttccgggcctctgtcAGAGCCAGATCCGAGGCCCAAGAGGGGCAGGGGCTTGTGCGCAGGTCCATCTATATCTGTTCTCGGAGGAAACGTGCTGTTTGCCCTCTCCAGCTCTGGCCAGGATTTCTGCGTGACCTTGTGCGGGTAACActcctctctgggcctcagtttccccatcttgtCAGAGGAGGTTCCCAGGCTGGATGTTACCTTGCATTTCACCCGACCTCTTGGTATTTGCTGCGATAATTCTTTGCCTATCTGGGTGTAACCAGTCCTACAGTTAATAACCCTGACCGTTTCATTCATTCAATAAACTACAATTACTGAACATCAGGCACCTCACTGATCATAATATTACAGTAGCTAAAGCAAGTTCGATACTAGATGCCTGCAATAGGAATGTTAGGATGGAGAGCCCAGACAGTAACCAGATAATCGCATGCataattttttaatgtaatatCTGCTGTCAGGGAAACTCAGTCACAGGTTAGTTAGTGTTGGTTGTCTCCGACACATAGATTCATTTAAGTTCTGGTTGCATAGATCAGTGCCAATTATTGAACCCTAAAATGCTCAGAAAGAATGCTTAGGTGACTGTGAGAGAGCCTTGACGGCCTCTGGTAGATGATAGagacttccttctctcttcctcgtGTTTGGCAGGTTTAGGGTCACAGTTCGGGGCTGtaactcagttgatagagtgcttgcttagcttgGGTGAAGCCCTGTGTATGATCCACAGTACCATGTAAACCAGGAGGCCGAGGCGGGAAGATCAGATGCACAAGAGCCGACCTCTGCTACATTTTGAGTTAAAGGCTAGCATGCGATACATGAGAGTCTGTGTCAGCacaggaaaaaggagaaaagcagTTCATTCAAGATCACAACCGTAATCAGTCTTCTCTGTGCACTGCAGGTGGAGGCTCCAACCCCCTCCAGCACCTGGAGAAGAGTGCCGTACTCCAAgaggcaagtgccaccatgcctgtgtcTGGTCAGGAATACCTGCCAGCCCTGCTGTCAGATACTAACATACATGGAGTGCTGGTTTATAAAGCCTGGGTCCAGGAAGATGGGACTTTATTCATTGTATTTGCTAGTGTGGCTAGTATTAGGGCAGCCCAAGGGAAGACTTCTGGTATGGTTAGtagataaattaagaaaaataaactcttgggagctggacagatggctcagcggttaagagcactggctgcttattcttccagaggtcctgagttcaattcccagcaaccacatggtggctcacaaccatctgtaataggatctgatgtcctcttctggtgtgtctaagacagcgacagtgtactcgtatacttaaataaaatcttaaataaataaataaactcttccCACTTGAGAATACATTTATGTGGACTGAGTTAATACGTACCCTATGGTTCTCTAGGCCCTTCATGAACTGAGGGGCAGCTGTGGTAGAAAAGTGTACTAGGCTAGAGGTAATGGTTGCTTCTTCACAGGCTCGGGTCTTTAACGAAACTCCCATCAATCCCCGGAAATGTGCTCACATCCTCACCAAGATCCTTTATCTCATAAACCAGGTAACAAGATGAACTTGGCAGGGAATACAGGGGAGGTTGTGTAAATGGAGATGTACCCTTACGCTTTTGACAGCTCTGTGATTGGAACCAACAGTCTAGGCCTGGGTCCTCTTAAGTTTCCGGCTCTCATTTGTTGCCTGTGCTCAAGTGCCTGCAGGCTCCAAAGGTCTAGCCTACTGACCTCCTGTCCAAACCTGTGGCTTTTCTGATTCCCACAGGGGGAGCACCTGGGGACCACGGAAGCAACTGAGGCTTTCTTTGCCATGACCAAGCTCTTCCAGTCCAATGATGTAAGTACACTGATGATCTGTGCGTTTCTGCAGATGTTGCACCCATGGCAGGGTGGCAGGAGGTCTGCCTGTCAGTATAGACTGCCGTCCACAGAATCAGGCTTCTCCTGACTCTAATCCTCTCCCACCAAGCTGATCAGGTCTTCTCCATGCCTTTTTCAGCCC
This window harbors:
- the Copg1 gene encoding coatomer subunit gamma-1 isoform 2 (isoform 2 is encoded by transcript variant 2) — encoded protein: MLKKFDKKDEESGGGSNPLQHLEKSAVLQEARVFNETPINPRKCAHILTKILYLINQGEHLGTTEATEAFFAMTKLFQSNDPTLRRMCYLTIKEMSCIAEDVIIVTSRHVLGRGGSSGGIH